The following coding sequences lie in one Mycobacterium sp. DL440 genomic window:
- a CDS encoding AIM24 family protein translates to MTVNGTPQPGWLPDPEGRYEYRWWDGQSWTDQVSHQGQAGRAPMGAAPRQPQPQQAQVQQAQAQPQGDGFSGISGDLVDGRFSEKEATPIANQNQKMLRVRLGEPFMARQGSMVAYQGNVDFAFEGGGASKFIKKALTGEGLPLMRCQGSGDVFLADQGFDVHLLQLSNSGLSISGKNVLAFSSSLDWNIERVRGGSIATGGLFNTTLRGTGWVALTTDGPPVVLDAAEAPTFADTNAVVAWSAHLQTQLKTSFKAGALIGRGSGEAVQVSFHGNGFVIVQPSEGVTVPMQ, encoded by the coding sequence GACCGATCAGGTATCCCATCAGGGCCAGGCCGGCCGGGCGCCGATGGGCGCAGCGCCGCGGCAGCCGCAGCCCCAGCAGGCACAGGTGCAGCAGGCGCAGGCTCAACCCCAGGGCGACGGGTTCTCCGGTATCAGCGGGGATCTCGTCGACGGGCGGTTCAGTGAGAAAGAGGCGACCCCGATCGCCAACCAGAACCAGAAGATGCTGCGAGTGCGCCTCGGCGAACCGTTCATGGCCCGACAGGGCTCGATGGTCGCCTACCAGGGCAACGTCGACTTTGCCTTCGAAGGCGGCGGCGCATCGAAGTTCATCAAGAAGGCCCTCACCGGCGAAGGACTGCCGCTGATGCGCTGCCAGGGCTCCGGCGATGTCTTCCTGGCCGACCAGGGTTTCGATGTCCACCTGCTGCAGCTGTCCAACTCGGGTCTGTCGATCAGCGGCAAGAATGTCCTGGCCTTCTCTTCGAGCCTGGACTGGAACATCGAACGGGTCCGTGGCGGCAGCATCGCCACCGGCGGCCTGTTCAACACCACCCTGCGCGGCACGGGGTGGGTGGCGCTGACCACCGACGGCCCGCCCGTGGTGCTCGACGCTGCCGAGGCCCCGACCTTCGCCGACACCAATGCGGTGGTGGCCTGGTCGGCACACCTGCAGACTCAGCTCAAGACAAGCTTCAAGGCGGGTGCGCTGATCGGCCGGGGCTCCGGTGAGGCCGTGCAGGTCTCGTTCCACGGCAACGGTTTTGTGATCGTGCAGCCCTCGGAGGGCGTCACCGTTCCGATGCAGTGA
- a CDS encoding MFS transporter — protein MSGLIAQFRSFDLPSRLLMVNQFGINLGFYMLMPYLAGYLAGPLGLAAWAVGLVLGVRNFSQQGMFIVGGTLADRLGYKPLIVAGCLLRTAGFGLLVVADSLPAMLIASAATGFAGALFNPAVRAYLAADAGDRRVEAFATFNVFYQAGILLGPLAGLALLAFDFRVTAAVAAGVFAVLTVAQLLALPRHRAEPVEQRSSVLEDWRSVIANRGFVLFAVAMIGSYVLSFQVYLALPLQAAELRPGNETALVAAIFVVSGLIAVGGQLRITRWFADRWGPRRSLVVGLLVLAAAFVPLAVVPDGGRFGTAAAVSALLASSALLALGSAAVFPFEMDTVVALSGDRLVATHYGFYNTVVGVGILLGNLATGSLIGAARAAGLAELVWLGLTAIGLVSAAALYALTRDGGKLAPTSLTASER, from the coding sequence ATGAGCGGGCTCATCGCACAGTTCCGCAGTTTCGACCTGCCGAGTCGGCTGTTGATGGTCAATCAGTTCGGCATCAACCTGGGGTTCTACATGCTGATGCCATATCTGGCCGGCTATCTGGCCGGGCCGTTGGGCCTGGCCGCGTGGGCGGTGGGTCTGGTGCTGGGCGTGCGGAACTTCTCGCAGCAGGGCATGTTCATCGTCGGCGGCACTCTGGCCGACCGGCTGGGGTACAAACCGCTGATCGTCGCCGGGTGTCTGTTGCGCACCGCGGGGTTCGGGCTGCTCGTGGTGGCGGACTCGTTGCCGGCGATGCTCATCGCCTCGGCGGCAACAGGTTTCGCCGGAGCCCTGTTCAACCCCGCGGTGCGGGCGTATCTGGCCGCCGACGCCGGTGATCGGCGGGTCGAGGCCTTCGCCACCTTCAACGTGTTCTACCAGGCCGGAATCCTGTTGGGTCCGCTGGCCGGACTGGCGCTGCTGGCCTTCGATTTCCGGGTGACCGCCGCCGTCGCGGCCGGAGTGTTCGCGGTGCTCACCGTGGCTCAGCTGCTGGCCCTACCGCGGCACCGTGCCGAACCGGTCGAGCAGCGGAGTTCGGTGCTCGAGGACTGGCGCAGCGTCATCGCCAACCGTGGGTTCGTATTGTTCGCGGTGGCGATGATCGGTTCCTACGTACTGTCCTTCCAGGTGTACCTGGCGTTGCCGCTCCAGGCGGCGGAGCTGCGGCCCGGGAACGAAACTGCGTTGGTAGCAGCGATATTCGTGGTGTCGGGTCTGATCGCAGTGGGTGGCCAACTGCGCATCACCAGGTGGTTCGCCGACCGCTGGGGGCCGCGGCGCAGCCTGGTGGTCGGTCTGCTGGTACTGGCGGCGGCCTTCGTCCCGCTGGCAGTGGTGCCTGACGGCGGCCGGTTCGGCACCGCCGCCGCGGTGTCGGCACTGCTCGCTTCGTCGGCGCTGCTGGCGCTGGGCTCGGCTGCGGTGTTCCCGTTCGAGATGGACACCGTCGTGGCGCTGTCGGGCGATCGGCTGGTCGCCACCCACTACGGGTTCTACAACACCGTTGTCGGCGTCGGGATCCTGCTGGGCAACCTGGCCACCGGTTCGCTGATCGGCGCCGCGCGCGCCGCGGGCCTCGCCGAGCTGGTGTGGCTGGGCCTCACAGCGATCGGGCTGGTGTCCGCGGCGGCGCTCTACGCGTTGACGAGGGACGGCGGGAAGCTGGCGCCCACGTCGCTCACTGCATCGGAACGGTGA
- a CDS encoding PLP-dependent cysteine synthase family protein has translation MNHALSTRSFHILRRNRGPNTMVGHTPTLWVSTPFADAGRGFWAKLEGFNPGGMKDRPAMHMVEQARARGDLKPGGRIIESTSGTLGLGLAFAGTIYHHPVTLVTDPGLEPIIERMLTAYGAEVSTVTEPHPTGGWQQARRDRVAELLAADDTSWYPDQYNNPDNVEAYRPLALELNAQIGRVDVLVCSVGTGGHSAGVARVLRELNPDLRLIGVDTIGSTIFGQPAATRVMRGLGSSIYPRNVDYGAFDEVHWVAPADAVWAARTLASTYYASGGWSVGAVGLVAGWAARNHPSGTTIAAVFPDGPQRYFDTVYNDDYCRELGLLDHQPADEPETIEDPGDRVVQSWTRCETVADPTAVAG, from the coding sequence ATGAACCATGCCCTGTCCACCCGTTCTTTCCACATTCTGCGCCGAAACCGTGGGCCCAACACCATGGTCGGCCACACTCCCACCCTGTGGGTGTCCACTCCGTTCGCCGATGCCGGGCGCGGATTCTGGGCCAAACTCGAAGGTTTCAACCCAGGCGGCATGAAGGACCGGCCCGCCATGCATATGGTGGAGCAGGCCCGCGCTCGAGGTGACCTGAAACCCGGTGGCCGCATCATCGAATCAACCAGTGGCACATTGGGGCTGGGCCTTGCCTTCGCGGGAACGATCTATCACCATCCGGTGACCCTGGTGACCGATCCGGGTCTCGAGCCCATCATCGAGCGCATGCTGACCGCCTACGGTGCCGAGGTTTCGACGGTGACCGAGCCGCATCCCACCGGGGGCTGGCAGCAGGCCCGACGGGACCGGGTGGCCGAACTGCTCGCGGCCGACGACACTTCCTGGTACCCGGACCAATACAACAACCCGGACAACGTTGAGGCCTACCGGCCGCTCGCGTTGGAGCTGAACGCCCAGATCGGCCGGGTCGACGTGCTGGTCTGCTCGGTCGGTACGGGCGGGCATTCGGCCGGTGTGGCGCGGGTGTTGCGGGAACTCAACCCGGACCTGCGCCTGATCGGGGTGGACACGATCGGGTCGACCATCTTCGGTCAGCCTGCCGCGACCCGCGTCATGCGGGGCCTCGGCTCGAGCATCTATCCGCGCAATGTGGACTACGGCGCGTTCGACGAGGTCCACTGGGTCGCGCCGGCTGATGCGGTGTGGGCCGCCCGGACGCTGGCGTCGACGTACTACGCCAGTGGGGGATGGAGCGTCGGGGCGGTCGGCCTGGTGGCAGGCTGGGCGGCCCGAAACCATCCGTCGGGCACCACGATTGCCGCGGTGTTTCCCGACGGGCCGCAGCGGTACTTCGACACGGTGTACAACGACGACTACTGCCGTGAGCTCGGTCTGCTCGATCATCAGCCGGCCGACGAACCCGAGACGATCGAGGACCCCGGCGATCGTGTGGTGCAGTCCTGGACCCGCTGCGAGACGGTCGCCGACCCGACGGCGGTCGCCGGATGA
- a CDS encoding cation-translocating P-type ATPase: MTCASCAGRIERKLNHLDGVSATVNFATEKATVDVAGEVTPEQLIEAVETAGYTAQLPATESGESHAEDDPTAALRNRLIVSAVLTIPVVAMAMIPALQFTNWQWLSLTLAAPVVVWGALPFHRATWTNLRHGTATMDTLISMGTIAAFGWSLYALFWGTAGVPGMTHPFSLSISQTDGTGNIYLEVAAGVTTFILAGRYFEARSKRRAGAALRVLLELGAKDVAVLRDGVEQRIPIESLAVGDEFVIRPGEKIATDGEVVEGSSAVDASMLTGESVPVEVGPGDQVVGATVNVGGRLVVRAKRIGSDTQLAQMAQLVEDAQSGKAQAQRLADKVSAVFVPIVIALAVGTLGFWLGTGGSVAAAFTAAVAVLIIACPCALGLATPTALLVGTGRGAQLGILIKGPEVLESTRRVDTVVLDKTGTVTTGVMTLLDVLAAPGEDPTEVLRLAGAVEDGSEHPIARAIANGARDKLGELPAVEGFANVAGLGVQGVVDGHALVVGRRQLLADWGQRLPPNLDTAMREAQSQGRTAIAVGWDGQARAVLVVADAVKPTSKEAIGQLRALGLEPIMLTGDNEAAAHAIAEQVGVQEVYADVLPQDKVDVIKRLQDEGRVVAMVGDGVNDAAALAQADLGLAMGTGTDVAIEASDLTLVRGDLRAAADAIRLSRRTLATIKGNLFWAFAYNVAALPLAAAGLLNPMLAGAAMAFSSVFVVSNSLRLRRFR, from the coding sequence ATGACGTGCGCCTCATGCGCTGGACGCATCGAGCGCAAGCTCAACCACCTGGACGGCGTCAGCGCCACGGTGAACTTCGCCACCGAAAAGGCCACCGTCGACGTCGCGGGCGAAGTCACGCCCGAGCAGCTGATCGAGGCCGTCGAAACCGCGGGCTACACAGCACAACTGCCCGCCACCGAGTCGGGCGAGAGCCATGCCGAGGACGATCCAACCGCCGCGTTGCGCAACCGGCTGATCGTCTCAGCCGTACTGACCATCCCGGTCGTGGCCATGGCGATGATCCCCGCGCTGCAGTTCACCAACTGGCAGTGGCTCTCGCTGACCCTGGCCGCACCCGTCGTGGTGTGGGGCGCATTGCCGTTCCACCGGGCCACCTGGACAAATCTGCGACACGGCACCGCCACCATGGACACGCTCATCTCGATGGGCACCATCGCGGCGTTCGGCTGGTCGCTGTATGCCCTGTTCTGGGGTACCGCCGGGGTGCCGGGCATGACGCATCCTTTCTCGCTGTCCATCTCGCAGACCGACGGCACCGGCAACATCTACCTGGAGGTCGCCGCGGGCGTCACCACCTTCATCCTGGCCGGACGGTACTTCGAGGCACGCTCCAAGCGGCGCGCCGGGGCCGCGTTGCGCGTATTGCTCGAGCTCGGCGCGAAGGACGTCGCGGTCCTCAGAGATGGTGTGGAACAACGCATTCCCATCGAGTCACTGGCCGTGGGTGACGAGTTCGTGATCCGGCCCGGCGAGAAGATCGCCACCGATGGTGAGGTGGTCGAGGGTTCGTCGGCGGTGGACGCCTCGATGCTCACCGGTGAATCGGTCCCGGTCGAAGTCGGTCCCGGCGATCAGGTGGTCGGTGCCACGGTCAATGTGGGCGGCCGGCTCGTGGTGCGGGCCAAGCGAATCGGATCCGACACCCAGCTGGCCCAGATGGCCCAGCTGGTCGAGGACGCGCAATCCGGCAAGGCACAGGCACAACGCCTGGCGGACAAGGTGTCCGCGGTCTTCGTGCCGATCGTCATCGCGCTGGCGGTGGGAACACTCGGTTTCTGGTTGGGGACCGGCGGATCGGTGGCTGCGGCCTTCACCGCCGCGGTGGCGGTGCTGATCATCGCCTGCCCGTGCGCACTGGGCCTGGCTACCCCGACCGCGCTGCTGGTCGGCACCGGCCGCGGTGCCCAGCTAGGCATCCTGATCAAGGGGCCCGAGGTGCTCGAGTCCACCCGCCGTGTGGACACCGTGGTGCTGGACAAGACCGGGACGGTGACCACCGGAGTGATGACGCTGCTCGACGTGCTCGCCGCGCCCGGTGAGGATCCCACCGAGGTGCTGCGGTTGGCCGGGGCGGTCGAGGACGGTTCCGAGCATCCGATCGCCCGGGCCATCGCCAACGGCGCCCGGGACAAGCTCGGGGAGCTACCGGCGGTGGAGGGTTTCGCCAACGTGGCGGGCCTCGGGGTACAGGGTGTCGTCGACGGCCACGCCCTCGTGGTCGGGCGACGTCAACTGCTCGCCGACTGGGGACAGCGGTTGCCGCCGAACCTGGACACTGCGATGCGCGAGGCGCAGAGCCAGGGTCGCACGGCCATTGCCGTGGGGTGGGACGGCCAGGCGCGCGCCGTGCTGGTGGTGGCCGACGCGGTGAAGCCCACCTCGAAAGAGGCGATCGGGCAACTACGCGCCCTCGGTCTGGAGCCGATCATGCTGACAGGCGACAACGAGGCGGCAGCGCACGCGATCGCCGAACAGGTTGGCGTGCAAGAGGTGTACGCCGACGTGCTGCCGCAGGACAAGGTCGATGTCATCAAACGGTTGCAGGACGAGGGCCGGGTGGTGGCCATGGTCGGCGACGGCGTAAACGACGCCGCAGCGCTGGCCCAGGCAGACCTCGGCCTGGCCATGGGCACCGGCACCGATGTGGCGATCGAGGCCAGTGACCTGACCCTGGTGCGTGGTGACCTGCGGGCCGCCGCCGATGCCATCCGGCTGTCCCGGCGCACGTTGGCCACCATCAAGGGGAATCTGTTCTGGGCGTTCGCCTACAACGTCGCCGCGTTGCCGCTGGCGGCGGCCGGTCTCCTCAACCCCATGCTGGCCGGTGCGGCGATGGCGTTCTCCTCGGTGTTCGTGGTCAGCAACAGCCTGCGGCTGAGACGTTTCCGATGA
- a CDS encoding heavy-metal-associated domain-containing protein produces MSTHTVTVTGMTCGHCVTSVREEVGGIPGVHTVEVDLSTGLVTIGSDNQLDPSAISDAVAEAGYAVAG; encoded by the coding sequence ATGAGTACCCACACCGTCACCGTCACCGGCATGACCTGCGGGCACTGCGTCACGTCGGTGCGTGAAGAGGTCGGCGGCATCCCCGGTGTGCACACCGTCGAGGTCGATCTGTCGACCGGGTTGGTGACCATCGGCAGCGACAACCAGCTGGATCCGTCCGCCATCAGCGACGCGGTCGCCGAGGCCGGCTACGCCGTCGCAGGCTGA
- a CDS encoding response regulator transcription factor, translating to MEQTPGGYRALVVDDEAPLAEVVASYLTREQFEVTIAHEGSEALRLSREVDPDVVILDLGLPGIDGVEVCRQLRTFSDAYVVMLTARDTEMDTIIGLSVGADDYMTKPFSPRELVARIRAMLRRPRVASPGAADGRVFGALRIDVDGRQVFLDDEPVMLTRTEFDVLSALSARPGVALSRRQLLESVWETTYVGNEHLVDVHIGHLRRKLGDDPADPLYVITVRGVGYRMGTGQEGQR from the coding sequence ATGGAGCAGACGCCGGGCGGCTACCGGGCCCTTGTGGTCGACGACGAGGCCCCGTTGGCCGAGGTCGTCGCGAGCTACCTCACCCGCGAACAATTCGAGGTCACCATCGCTCACGAGGGATCCGAAGCGCTGCGCCTGTCCCGCGAGGTCGACCCCGACGTGGTCATCCTCGACCTCGGCCTGCCCGGCATCGACGGCGTAGAAGTCTGTCGACAATTGCGCACGTTCTCCGACGCCTACGTGGTGATGCTGACCGCCCGCGACACCGAGATGGACACCATCATCGGCCTGTCGGTGGGCGCCGACGACTACATGACCAAACCGTTCAGCCCGCGGGAACTGGTGGCCAGGATCCGGGCCATGCTGCGCCGGCCCCGCGTCGCCTCGCCCGGGGCGGCCGACGGCCGGGTGTTCGGGGCGTTGCGCATCGACGTCGACGGTCGCCAGGTGTTCCTCGACGACGAACCGGTCATGCTGACGCGCACCGAATTCGATGTACTCAGCGCCCTCTCGGCTCGACCCGGCGTGGCGCTGAGCCGCCGCCAGCTCCTCGAATCCGTGTGGGAAACCACCTATGTCGGTAACGAACACCTTGTCGACGTCCATATCGGTCACCTCCGCCGCAAACTCGGCGACGACCCGGCCGATCCGCTGTACGTGATCACGGTGCGCGGCGTCGGATACCGCATGGGTACCGGGCAGGAGGGCCAGCGATGA
- a CDS encoding ATP-binding protein, giving the protein MTVGLRTRLLSAQALVLVAGAGTTGLVAAIVGPPLFREHLHRAGVSGDSAEQMHAEEAYVYATVISIAVASCVAILAALIVTWYVGRRLQRSLTEVAQAATAIADGHYDSRVPPAHLGNEFDSLASSFNQMAGRLEAVEAGRRRLFSDLAHEIRTPVSVLEAYFEAIEDGVRTLDPETVSMLRQQTHRLVLFAGDAAALAKAEENPATIIPVPVAAHTVLASAAAAAQDRFDDKGVALAWRAAVDLPALWADPHRLAQILGNLLDNALRHTPAGGQVTISAATGVESGTVTLTVTDTGEGIPAEHLPHVFERFYRADTARDRDHGGSGIGLAIVKALVEGHRGRIEVASPATGSGAGTTFTITLPTS; this is encoded by the coding sequence ATGACCGTCGGCCTGCGTACTCGGCTGCTGTCGGCCCAGGCCCTGGTACTGGTCGCGGGTGCCGGCACCACCGGCTTGGTGGCCGCCATCGTCGGACCGCCGCTTTTCCGCGAACATCTCCACCGCGCAGGGGTTTCCGGCGACTCGGCCGAACAGATGCACGCCGAAGAAGCCTACGTCTACGCCACGGTGATCTCGATCGCGGTCGCGTCCTGCGTCGCGATCCTGGCCGCCCTGATCGTCACCTGGTACGTCGGCAGGCGCCTGCAGCGGTCGTTGACCGAGGTGGCCCAGGCCGCGACTGCCATTGCCGACGGCCACTACGACTCGCGGGTGCCGCCGGCCCATCTCGGCAATGAATTCGACTCCCTGGCGAGTTCTTTCAACCAGATGGCCGGGCGTCTGGAGGCCGTCGAAGCCGGCCGCCGCAGGCTGTTCAGCGATCTTGCGCATGAGATCCGAACTCCGGTTTCGGTATTGGAGGCCTACTTCGAGGCCATCGAGGACGGCGTGAGAACCCTTGACCCCGAGACCGTCTCGATGCTGCGCCAGCAGACCCACCGGCTGGTCCTGTTCGCCGGCGACGCGGCCGCCTTGGCCAAGGCCGAGGAGAACCCGGCCACGATCATTCCGGTACCGGTGGCGGCGCACACCGTGCTGGCCTCCGCCGCCGCCGCGGCCCAGGACCGGTTCGACGACAAGGGCGTCGCGCTGGCTTGGCGGGCAGCCGTGGACCTGCCGGCGCTCTGGGCCGATCCCCACCGGCTCGCTCAGATCCTGGGCAACCTGCTCGACAACGCACTGCGGCACACCCCGGCCGGCGGGCAGGTGACGATCAGTGCCGCCACCGGCGTCGAGAGCGGCACCGTCACACTGACAGTGACCGATACCGGCGAGGGCATCCCTGCCGAACACCTGCCCCATGTCTTCGAACGGTTCTACCGGGCCGACACCGCACGTGACCGTGACCACGGCGGATCAGGCATCGGGCTGGCGATCGTCAAGGCCCTGGTCGAGGGGCACCGCGGGCGGATCGAGGTGGCCAGCCCGGCGACCGGCTCGGGCGCCGGGACCACCTTCACGATCACCCTGCCGACCAGCTAG
- a CDS encoding DUF305 domain-containing protein, with protein MTKLMMLSAGAVVAAALVAGCSNPSTDGSADATTATSAAATPQAPGQADNSAHNDADVMFAQHMIPHHQQAVEMSDVLLAKPGIDARVTELATQIKGAQAPEIAQMQGWLKLWGNPPMPPMPQQGHGDMGHGDMPAMQGMVSEADMTALRNAQGAEAAKLYLTHMIAHHEGAITMAQDEIKDGQYPAAVEMARTIVKTQQQEIDTMHQILGSL; from the coding sequence ATGACGAAACTGATGATGCTGAGTGCCGGTGCGGTGGTCGCAGCGGCGCTGGTGGCCGGCTGTAGCAACCCCTCGACCGACGGGTCCGCCGATGCGACGACCGCCACCTCCGCGGCGGCGACCCCGCAGGCCCCGGGCCAAGCGGACAACTCGGCTCACAACGACGCCGATGTGATGTTCGCCCAGCACATGATTCCGCACCATCAACAGGCCGTCGAGATGAGCGACGTGCTGCTGGCCAAGCCGGGCATCGATGCGCGGGTGACCGAGCTGGCCACCCAGATCAAGGGTGCTCAGGCCCCGGAGATCGCGCAGATGCAGGGCTGGCTGAAGCTGTGGGGCAACCCGCCGATGCCGCCGATGCCGCAGCAGGGTCATGGCGATATGGGCCACGGCGACATGCCCGCCATGCAGGGCATGGTGTCGGAGGCCGATATGACCGCGCTGCGCAACGCCCAGGGCGCCGAGGCGGCCAAGCTGTACCTGACGCACATGATCGCTCACCATGAGGGTGCGATCACCATGGCTCAGGATGAGATCAAGGACGGTCAATATCCCGCTGCGGTCGAGATGGCCCGCACCATCGTGAAAACGCAGCAGCAGGAGATCGACACCATGCACCAGATCCTGGGTTCGCTCTAG
- a CDS encoding adenylate/guanylate cyclase domain-containing protein produces MTADPTLLDGLDGEAGAQRAELVEWLLARGITADQIRQAVTPMLLASRRVAGDDGTYVSTREISEQTGLDVELAQRLQRAMGLATVEDPDAAVLLRADAEAVAFAERFLELGIAPDQMVLITRVLSEGLGRAAEVMRHAALAAVLTPGATELETAKATEALVAEAAPLIGPMIRDMLFVQLRHSLETEAVSASERAEGVQLPGARLVTIAFADIVGFTRLGEVVQPEDLERLANRLADAAREVAVGPVRLIKTIGDAVMLVSADAAALLDAVLQLVAVTETDEEFPRLRVGLATGPAVSRAGDWFGGSVNLASRVTGAARPGTVLVAESTRTAVGEAGRFGWSFAGARHLKGVKNDVKLFRARIP; encoded by the coding sequence ATGACGGCGGACCCCACACTCCTGGACGGACTCGACGGTGAGGCCGGTGCACAGCGCGCCGAGCTGGTCGAATGGCTGCTGGCCCGTGGTATCACCGCCGACCAGATCCGCCAGGCCGTCACCCCGATGCTGCTGGCCTCGCGCCGGGTGGCCGGGGACGACGGCACGTATGTGTCGACCCGCGAGATCAGTGAGCAGACGGGACTGGACGTCGAGCTGGCGCAGCGCCTGCAACGGGCGATGGGGCTGGCGACCGTCGAGGACCCTGATGCCGCGGTGCTGTTGCGGGCCGATGCCGAGGCGGTGGCCTTCGCGGAGCGTTTCCTGGAGCTCGGCATCGCCCCGGATCAGATGGTGTTGATCACCCGGGTGCTCTCCGAAGGGCTCGGCCGGGCGGCCGAGGTGATGCGCCATGCTGCGCTGGCGGCAGTGTTGACGCCGGGGGCGACAGAACTGGAAACCGCCAAGGCGACCGAGGCGCTCGTGGCCGAGGCAGCGCCGCTGATCGGCCCGATGATCCGCGACATGCTGTTCGTTCAGCTTCGTCATTCGTTGGAGACCGAGGCCGTGAGTGCCTCCGAGCGGGCCGAGGGCGTTCAGCTGCCCGGCGCGCGGCTGGTCACCATTGCGTTCGCCGACATCGTCGGGTTCACCCGGCTCGGCGAGGTGGTGCAGCCCGAAGACCTGGAGCGGCTGGCGAATCGGCTGGCCGATGCGGCACGTGAGGTGGCGGTCGGCCCGGTTCGATTGATCAAGACGATCGGCGATGCGGTGATGCTCGTCAGTGCCGACGCGGCGGCGCTTCTGGATGCGGTCCTGCAGCTGGTGGCGGTCACCGAAACCGACGAGGAGTTCCCGCGGTTGCGGGTCGGGCTGGCGACCGGGCCGGCAGTGAGCCGGGCCGGTGACTGGTTCGGTGGTTCGGTGAATCTGGCCAGCCGGGTCACCGGGGCGGCGCGGCCCGGGACGGTGCTGGTGGCGGAGTCCACCCGGACAGCGGTCGGTGAGGCGGGCCGGTTCGGCTGGTCGTTCGCCGGGGCCCGCCATCTCAAGGGAGTCAAGAATGACGTCAAGCTGTTCCGGGCCCGGATTCCGTAG
- a CDS encoding GAF domain-containing protein has translation MAGSSVPEPAVSSGEDPRRYAMLLSAVYDATMSGDRAPARPRSVIEDSWNRLRAKGINPDRHIPPRVETAGLDLLRQQSGLMSVLDDVTRGLESVIEEGDNILVIADARGRVLWRSGSPRVLGLADRLGFIEGASWSENAVGTNGIGTALVSHRAVQIFSAEHFLRSHHPWTCAGAPIRDPRTGQVIGVVDVSGPAPTVHPTTVALVDLVARLAESQLREAHDRTLNQLRTVAAPILVRVDGPALAVDAEGWVAAVASLPMHNRILLPENGLPGRVWIPPLGMCDVESLPCGWLVRVADDAESAAPSKVILDLRDGEPSLEMAGQFGNWRRSISSRHAEILLVLATSEQGRSAPELAEDLYGDRSRVVTVRAEMSRLRKQFVGLVVGKPYRFGDSVIVDVRYPQDMSMLLTSSTAPAVHAARGYTLA, from the coding sequence ATGGCTGGTTCTTCGGTACCCGAGCCCGCGGTCTCATCCGGTGAGGACCCGCGGCGTTACGCGATGCTGTTGTCTGCCGTGTATGACGCGACCATGTCAGGTGACCGGGCCCCGGCGCGCCCGCGTTCGGTGATCGAAGATTCCTGGAACAGATTGCGGGCCAAGGGGATCAACCCTGACCGTCACATTCCGCCCCGCGTAGAGACCGCCGGATTGGACTTGCTCAGGCAACAGTCGGGGCTGATGTCGGTGCTCGACGATGTCACCCGCGGGCTCGAATCGGTGATCGAAGAGGGTGACAACATCCTGGTCATCGCCGATGCCCGCGGTCGGGTGCTGTGGCGCTCCGGTTCGCCGAGGGTGCTCGGGCTGGCCGACCGTCTGGGCTTCATCGAAGGCGCGTCGTGGAGTGAGAACGCCGTGGGCACCAACGGCATCGGCACCGCTCTGGTCTCCCATCGCGCGGTGCAGATCTTCTCGGCCGAGCATTTCCTGCGTAGCCACCACCCGTGGACGTGCGCCGGTGCCCCGATCCGAGATCCGCGCACCGGGCAGGTGATCGGCGTGGTCGACGTGTCCGGCCCGGCGCCGACGGTGCATCCGACGACGGTGGCGCTGGTCGACCTGGTGGCGCGGCTGGCCGAATCCCAGCTCCGGGAAGCGCATGACCGGACGTTGAACCAGCTGCGCACCGTGGCGGCCCCGATTTTGGTCAGGGTGGACGGCCCGGCGCTGGCGGTCGATGCGGAGGGCTGGGTGGCGGCGGTGGCCTCATTGCCGATGCATAATCGGATCCTGTTGCCCGAGAACGGGTTACCTGGTCGAGTGTGGATCCCGCCGCTGGGTATGTGCGATGTGGAGTCGTTGCCGTGCGGGTGGCTGGTCCGAGTGGCCGACGACGCGGAATCCGCGGCCCCCTCGAAGGTCATCCTCGACCTGCGCGACGGGGAACCATCACTGGAGATGGCGGGCCAGTTCGGCAACTGGCGACGCAGCATCTCCAGCCGTCACGCCGAGATCCTGCTGGTGTTGGCTACCAGCGAGCAGGGTCGGTCGGCACCGGAACTCGCCGAGGACCTCTACGGTGACCGATCTCGAGTGGTGACCGTGCGCGCCGAAATGTCGCGCCTGCGTAAACAGTTCGTCGGCCTGGTGGTGGGCAAGCCCTACCGGTTCGGGGATTCGGTGATCGTGGATGTCCGTTACCCGCAGGACATGTCGATGCTGCTGACCTCATCGACGGCTCCGGCGGTTCACGCGGCGCGCGGGTATACCTTGGCCTGA